One Peterkaempfera bronchialis DNA window includes the following coding sequences:
- a CDS encoding PadR family transcriptional regulator, which yields MSRRSGILEFAVLGLLHDAPMHGYELRKRLNVLLGSFRAFSYGTLYPCLKSLVAQGFLVEDNPDEQYVPATALNGKRSKIVYRLTPEGKQRFEELLSDSGPDAWEDEHFGVHFAFFGRTDKAVRMRVLEGRRSRLEERLERMRTSLARTRERLDDYTLELQRHGLESVEREVRWLNELIETERANRTGRGSPELPPDRPEH from the coding sequence ATGAGCAGGCGCTCCGGCATCCTGGAGTTCGCCGTACTCGGCCTGCTGCACGACGCCCCCATGCACGGCTATGAGCTCCGCAAGCGGCTCAACGTCCTGCTGGGCTCCTTCCGTGCCTTCTCGTACGGAACGCTCTACCCCTGCCTGAAGAGCCTGGTTGCCCAGGGCTTCCTGGTGGAGGACAACCCGGACGAGCAGTACGTGCCCGCCACCGCCCTCAACGGCAAGCGGTCGAAGATCGTCTACCGGCTGACCCCGGAGGGGAAGCAGCGCTTCGAGGAGCTGCTCTCCGACTCCGGCCCCGACGCCTGGGAGGACGAGCACTTCGGCGTCCACTTCGCGTTCTTCGGCCGTACCGACAAGGCCGTCCGGATGCGCGTCCTCGAAGGGCGCCGCAGCCGGCTGGAGGAGCGTCTGGAGCGGATGCGCACGTCACTCGCCCGCACCCGCGAGCGGCTGGACGACTACACCCTCGAACTACAGCGGCACGGCCTGGAGTCGGTGGAGCGGGAGGTCCGGTGGCTCAACGAGCTCATCGAGACCGAACGCGCCAACCGGACCGGCCGGGGCAGCCCCGAGCTGCCGCCCGACCGGCCGGAGCACTGA
- a CDS encoding inositol-3-phosphate synthase — MGSVRVAIVGVGNCAASLVQGVEYYKDADPASKVPGLMHVQFGEYHVRDVEFVAAFDVDAKKVGQDLAHAIVASENNTIKICDVPPTGITVQRGHTLDGLGKYYRETIEESAEEPVDVVQVLKEQQVDVLVCYLPVGSEAAAKFYAQCAIDAKVAFVNALPVFIAGTKEWADKFTEAGVPIVGDDIKSQVGATITHRVMAKLFEDRGVLLERTMQLNVGGNMDFKNMLERDRLESKKISKTQAVTSQVRDRDLGANNVHIGPSDYVAWLDDRKWAYVRLEGRAFGDVPLNLEYKLEVWDSPNSAGVIIDALRAAKIAKDRGIGGPILSASSYFMKSPPVQYFDDEARDNVEKFIRGEVER, encoded by the coding sequence ATGGGTTCGGTTCGCGTAGCCATCGTGGGCGTGGGCAACTGCGCCGCGTCGCTGGTGCAGGGCGTGGAGTACTACAAGGACGCCGACCCGGCCTCCAAGGTCCCCGGCCTGATGCACGTCCAGTTCGGCGAGTACCACGTCCGTGACGTCGAGTTCGTCGCCGCCTTCGACGTGGACGCCAAGAAGGTCGGCCAGGACCTGGCCCACGCCATCGTCGCCAGCGAGAACAACACCATCAAGATCTGCGACGTGCCGCCGACCGGCATCACCGTGCAGCGCGGCCACACGCTGGACGGCCTCGGCAAGTACTACCGCGAGACCATCGAGGAGTCCGCCGAGGAGCCGGTGGACGTCGTCCAGGTCCTCAAGGAGCAGCAGGTCGACGTCCTCGTCTGCTACCTGCCCGTGGGCTCCGAGGCCGCGGCGAAGTTCTACGCCCAGTGCGCCATCGACGCCAAGGTCGCCTTCGTCAACGCCCTCCCGGTCTTCATCGCCGGCACCAAGGAGTGGGCGGACAAGTTCACCGAGGCCGGTGTCCCGATCGTCGGTGACGACATCAAGTCGCAGGTCGGCGCCACCATCACGCACCGCGTGATGGCCAAGCTGTTCGAGGACCGGGGTGTGCTCCTGGAGCGCACCATGCAGCTGAACGTCGGCGGCAACATGGACTTCAAGAACATGCTGGAGCGCGACCGCCTGGAGTCCAAGAAGATCTCCAAGACCCAGGCCGTCACCTCGCAGGTCAGGGACCGCGACCTGGGCGCCAACAACGTCCACATCGGCCCCTCCGACTACGTCGCCTGGCTGGACGACCGCAAGTGGGCGTACGTCCGCCTGGAGGGCCGTGCGTTCGGCGACGTCCCGCTGAACCTGGAGTACAAGCTGGAGGTCTGGGACTCCCCGAACTCGGCCGGTGTGATCATCGACGCCCTGCGCGCCGCGAAGATCGCCAAGGACCGGGGCATCGGCGGCCCCATCCTCTCCGCCTCCTCGTACTTCATGAAGTCCCCGCCGGTGCAGTACTTCGACGACGAGGCCCGCGACAACGTGGAGAAGTTCATCCGCGGCGAGGTCGAGCGCTGA
- a CDS encoding MFS transporter codes for MSSHRSRLVALLRLRDFRKLLAVRLLSQLSDGVFQVSLASYVIFSPERQATPGAIASALAVMLLPFSLVGPFTGVLLDRWRRRQVLFLGNLARSVLVLGTAALVVAEVPDWLYFCAALLVTAVNRFILAGLSAALPRVVDDQLLVTANSVSPTLGTVVATAGGGAAFLVNLVLPRGTASDTVLVLLSAVLYLSASLAARRMPPDLLGPEHRPDRPPLRQAVGETARGLADGVRHLVHDCRPAAHALAAVTVTRFCYGVLIVMVLMLSRYTFNDPSDNAAGMATLGIAVGVSGIGFFLAAVVSPWLTRRLGVAGWMVCCLVAAALFVPGLGLFFSPLPTLAAALLLGLITQGAKICTDTIVQSAVEDDYRGRVFALYDVLFNVAFVAAAALTALVLPLSGQSVPVVVGVAVLYGLTAVGYARAVRRRPPPRQHSEHAPAA; via the coding sequence CTGTCCTCCCACCGCTCACGGCTGGTCGCGCTCCTCCGGCTGCGCGACTTCCGGAAGCTGCTGGCCGTACGGCTGCTCTCGCAGCTGTCGGACGGCGTCTTCCAGGTGTCGCTGGCTTCCTATGTGATCTTCTCCCCCGAGCGGCAGGCCACCCCCGGCGCCATCGCCTCCGCGCTGGCGGTGATGCTGCTGCCGTTCTCCCTGGTGGGACCGTTCACCGGGGTGCTGCTGGACCGGTGGCGGCGCCGGCAGGTGCTCTTCCTCGGCAATCTGGCGCGGTCTGTGCTGGTCCTGGGCACCGCCGCGCTGGTGGTGGCCGAGGTACCGGACTGGCTCTACTTCTGCGCGGCGCTGCTGGTGACCGCGGTCAACCGGTTCATCCTGGCGGGCCTGTCGGCGGCGCTGCCCCGGGTGGTCGACGACCAGCTGCTGGTCACCGCGAACTCGGTCTCCCCCACCCTGGGCACCGTGGTGGCCACGGCGGGCGGCGGAGCCGCCTTCCTGGTCAACCTGGTCCTCCCGCGCGGCACCGCCTCGGACACCGTGCTGGTGCTGCTCTCCGCCGTGCTGTACCTGAGCGCCTCGCTGGCGGCCCGGCGGATGCCGCCTGACCTGCTGGGCCCCGAGCACCGCCCGGACCGGCCGCCGCTGCGGCAGGCCGTCGGCGAGACGGCGCGCGGCCTGGCGGACGGCGTGCGGCACCTGGTGCACGACTGCCGCCCCGCCGCACATGCGCTGGCCGCCGTGACGGTGACCCGGTTCTGCTACGGCGTCCTCATCGTCATGGTGCTGATGCTCAGCCGCTACACCTTCAACGACCCGTCCGACAACGCCGCCGGCATGGCCACCCTGGGGATCGCGGTGGGCGTCTCCGGCATCGGCTTCTTCCTGGCCGCAGTGGTCAGCCCATGGCTGACCCGGCGGCTGGGCGTCGCCGGCTGGATGGTCTGCTGCCTGGTCGCGGCTGCCCTGTTCGTCCCGGGGCTGGGCCTCTTCTTCTCGCCGCTGCCGACCCTCGCGGCCGCGCTGCTGCTGGGGTTGATCACCCAGGGCGCGAAGATCTGCACCGACACCATCGTGCAGAGCGCCGTGGAGGACGACTACCGGGGCCGCGTCTTCGCCCTCTACGACGTGCTCTTCAATGTGGCGTTCGTGGCCGCTGCGGCGCTCACCGCACTGGTGCTGCCGCTCTCCGGGCAGTCGGTGCCGGTGGTGGTCGGCGTCGCGGTGCTGTACGGGCTGACCGCCGTCGGCTATGCGCGTGCGGTCCGCCGCAGGCCGCCCCCTCGGCAGCACAGCGAGCACGCCCCCGCTGCCTGA
- a CDS encoding CCA tRNA nucleotidyltransferase: MDPAPAAPAAAPAPGALTEAQEGGVQELLRVAPVAVDLARRFADAGFRLALVGGSVRDALLGRLGNDLDFTTDARPQQVLKLVKGWADAVWDVGIAFGTVGARKDAPEGSFQIEITTYRSEAYDRTSRKPEVTYGETIEEDLVRRDFTVNAMALDLPDQVFIDPHHGLEDLAARVLRTPGTPEESFSDDPLRMLRAARFAAQLDFEVAPDVVAAMTAMAERITIVSAERVQAEINKLILAAHPRKGLRLLVDTGLAERVLPELPALRLERDEHLRHKDVYEHTLTVLEQAIALETDGPDLVLRLAALLHDIGKPRTRRFESDGKVSFHHHEVVGAKMTRKRMRELKYSKELTDDVSRLVELHLRFHGYGTGEWTDSAVRRYVRDAGPLLDRLHRLTRSDCTTRNRKKAAALSRSYDTLEERIERLRAQEQLDAIRPDLDGNQIMEILGIGPGREVGQAYKHLLELRLEHGPLEQEAAVAALREWWAQQQHS; this comes from the coding sequence ATCGATCCCGCGCCCGCCGCACCGGCTGCCGCACCCGCTCCCGGCGCCCTCACCGAGGCCCAGGAGGGCGGTGTCCAGGAGCTGCTCCGGGTCGCCCCGGTCGCCGTCGACCTCGCCCGCCGCTTCGCCGACGCGGGCTTCCGGTTGGCCCTGGTCGGCGGTTCGGTACGCGATGCGCTGCTCGGCCGACTCGGCAACGACCTGGACTTCACCACGGACGCCCGCCCGCAGCAGGTGCTGAAGCTGGTGAAGGGCTGGGCGGACGCGGTCTGGGATGTCGGCATCGCCTTCGGCACCGTGGGCGCCCGCAAGGACGCCCCGGAGGGCAGCTTCCAGATCGAGATCACCACCTACCGGTCCGAGGCGTACGACCGCACCTCCCGCAAGCCCGAGGTGACCTACGGCGAGACCATCGAGGAGGACCTGGTCCGCCGCGACTTCACGGTCAACGCCATGGCGCTGGACCTGCCGGACCAGGTCTTCATCGACCCGCACCACGGTCTGGAGGACCTCGCCGCCCGCGTACTGCGCACCCCGGGCACCCCGGAGGAGTCCTTCTCCGACGACCCGCTGCGGATGCTGCGCGCCGCCCGGTTCGCCGCCCAGCTGGACTTCGAGGTCGCCCCGGACGTCGTCGCCGCCATGACCGCGATGGCGGAGCGGATCACCATCGTCTCCGCCGAGCGCGTCCAGGCGGAGATCAACAAGCTGATCCTGGCCGCCCACCCGCGCAAGGGACTGCGCCTGCTGGTGGACACCGGGCTGGCCGAGCGGGTGCTGCCGGAACTGCCCGCGCTGCGGCTGGAGCGCGACGAGCACCTTCGGCACAAGGACGTCTACGAGCACACCCTGACCGTGCTGGAGCAGGCCATCGCCCTGGAGACGGACGGGCCCGACCTGGTGCTGCGGCTGGCCGCCCTGCTGCATGACATCGGCAAGCCCCGGACCAGGCGCTTCGAGTCCGACGGCAAGGTCTCCTTCCACCACCACGAGGTGGTCGGCGCCAAGATGACCCGCAAGCGGATGCGGGAGCTCAAGTACTCCAAGGAGCTCACCGATGACGTCTCGCGGCTGGTGGAGCTGCATCTGCGCTTCCACGGCTACGGCACCGGCGAGTGGACCGACTCCGCGGTGCGCCGCTATGTCCGCGACGCCGGGCCGCTGCTGGACCGGCTGCACCGGCTGACCCGCTCCGACTGCACCACCCGCAACCGCAAGAAGGCCGCCGCCCTCTCCCGGTCCTACGACACGCTGGAGGAGCGGATCGAGCGGCTGCGGGCGCAGGAGCAGCTGGACGCCATCCGGCCGGACCTGGACGGCAACCAGATCATGGAGATCCTGGGGATCGGTCCGGGCCGCGAGGTCGGCCAGGCGTACAAGCACCTGCTGGAGCTGCGCCTGGAGCACGGCCCCCTGGAGCAGGAGGCGGCCGTCGCCGCCCTGCGGGAGTGGTGGGCGCAGCAGCAGCACTCCTGA
- a CDS encoding DUF6049 family protein, with product MGEAARYAGGPGCGLRPGGAAGRYRRAAALAGACALALLGGFAVAPVAQAGPAQGAASAKVPAAGAVTAASAGKTRLPGASKPSTEYPVALSIDSVSPSYLSGGSSRITVSGTVTNGGRKAVHDAHLGLRTGSGSPLHRSDIAAVAQRTDPVSGDGQEVPGIGSPLADLAPGASRPFAVTAKASQLQLSTSGVYELAVDVKGSAGEDPTEVTLGIARTFLPYYPDPRETKKTQIATVWPVTHTPQLVPQNLPDTAQTPVLSSDDLATELARGGRLNELVAAGGSLSKVTWAVDGDLLDTAYAMSSDYRVQQDGTQGDSAGRSNTDPGSGSDQATAWLDLLRDAVKGDEVVALPYGDPDLASIAHNGSGIAGLKTALQRASSAGDVTTDFRLRTDARSDVAWPYQGHIDPQVVGTARTAGSTVVLVNGSDMPTPDSVWHTVNAVRPIGKGVKALVSDAVVSDIFAGDLRTPAARELAVQRFLAETLTITLEQPNQQRSILVMPPRNLSADAAATLAEAMAKATQGRWADQATLGTVAKAPVDPDANAKIPSTAKYPKAARAGQLSRQALAGAMGIQGKLDVLMQILTQPEHVREPFNAAILRSMSTAWRTDRPGGRLYRDGVQGYLESLSSAVRLVEKRSTTLSGDSGVIQVSVENGLSQPIENLEVRLYAGSPTRLTVYRPTPERLAIGGELKKSIRFPAKASVNGTVRMTAQLWTTGDNPRSYGSPVTFDLQVTDVTNGVIWVIVGGMLLVLLAGVRFYFQRKKRSADDPDPDPEAEVSPEGDPEGTTARPGTVDEGNPPQEGPAGGVEGPDRTARDEKVGP from the coding sequence GTGGGCGAGGCAGCACGGTACGCGGGGGGGCCGGGCTGCGGCCTGCGGCCGGGCGGTGCGGCCGGGCGGTACCGCCGGGCAGCCGCCCTGGCAGGCGCCTGTGCGCTGGCACTGCTCGGCGGGTTCGCGGTCGCCCCGGTCGCGCAGGCGGGTCCGGCGCAGGGGGCCGCCTCCGCGAAGGTACCGGCGGCCGGGGCTGTCACGGCGGCCTCCGCCGGGAAGACCCGCCTCCCGGGGGCCAGCAAGCCGTCCACCGAGTACCCGGTGGCGCTCTCCATCGACTCGGTCAGCCCCTCGTACCTGTCCGGGGGCAGCTCCAGGATCACCGTCAGCGGGACGGTGACCAACGGCGGCCGGAAGGCCGTGCACGACGCCCATCTGGGGCTGCGCACCGGCAGCGGGTCGCCGCTCCATCGGAGTGACATCGCCGCCGTCGCCCAGCGCACCGACCCGGTCTCCGGCGACGGCCAGGAGGTGCCCGGGATCGGTTCCCCGCTCGCCGACCTGGCCCCGGGCGCGAGCCGCCCGTTCGCCGTCACCGCCAAGGCATCGCAGTTGCAGCTCTCCACGAGCGGGGTCTACGAGCTGGCGGTCGACGTCAAGGGCAGCGCCGGCGAGGACCCCACCGAGGTGACCCTGGGCATCGCCCGCACCTTCCTGCCGTACTACCCCGACCCCAGAGAGACCAAGAAGACGCAGATCGCCACGGTGTGGCCGGTCACCCACACCCCGCAGCTGGTTCCGCAGAACCTCCCGGACACCGCGCAGACCCCGGTGCTGAGCAGCGACGACCTGGCGACCGAGCTGGCCCGGGGCGGTCGGCTCAATGAGCTGGTGGCCGCCGGTGGCAGCCTCTCCAAGGTGACCTGGGCGGTCGACGGGGACCTGCTGGACACCGCGTACGCCATGTCGTCGGACTACCGGGTCCAGCAGGACGGCACCCAGGGCGATTCGGCCGGCCGCAGCAACACCGACCCGGGCAGCGGCAGCGACCAGGCGACCGCCTGGCTGGACCTGCTGCGGGACGCGGTGAAGGGCGACGAGGTGGTCGCGCTGCCGTACGGCGACCCTGACCTGGCCTCGATCGCACACAACGGCAGCGGCATCGCGGGCCTGAAGACGGCGCTCCAGCGGGCCTCCTCCGCCGGTGACGTGACCACCGACTTCCGGCTCCGGACGGACGCCCGCAGCGATGTCGCCTGGCCCTACCAGGGCCACATCGACCCGCAGGTGGTGGGCACGGCCCGCACCGCCGGCTCCACCGTCGTCCTGGTCAACGGCTCCGACATGCCGACCCCGGACTCCGTGTGGCACACCGTGAACGCGGTCCGGCCGATCGGCAAGGGGGTGAAGGCGCTGGTCTCCGACGCCGTCGTCTCCGACATCTTCGCCGGCGACCTGCGCACCCCGGCGGCCCGGGAACTGGCGGTCCAGCGGTTCCTCGCCGAGACGCTGACCATCACCCTGGAGCAGCCCAACCAGCAGCGCAGCATCCTGGTGATGCCGCCGCGCAACCTCTCGGCCGACGCCGCCGCCACCCTGGCCGAGGCCATGGCCAAGGCCACCCAGGGGCGGTGGGCCGACCAGGCCACCCTCGGCACGGTGGCGAAGGCCCCGGTCGACCCGGACGCCAACGCCAAGATCCCGTCCACCGCCAAGTACCCCAAGGCGGCACGTGCCGGCCAGCTCAGCCGGCAGGCGCTGGCCGGGGCCATGGGCATCCAGGGCAAGCTGGATGTGCTGATGCAGATCCTCACCCAGCCGGAACACGTCCGGGAGCCGTTCAATGCGGCGATACTGCGGTCGATGTCCACGGCCTGGCGGACGGACCGGCCCGGCGGCCGCCTCTACCGGGACGGGGTCCAGGGCTACCTGGAGTCGCTCTCCTCCGCCGTGCGGCTGGTGGAGAAGCGGTCCACCACCCTCTCCGGCGACTCGGGCGTGATCCAGGTCAGCGTCGAGAACGGCCTCTCCCAGCCGATCGAGAACCTGGAGGTGCGGCTGTACGCGGGGTCGCCGACGCGCCTCACCGTCTACCGCCCCACCCCCGAGCGGCTGGCCATCGGGGGCGAGCTGAAGAAGTCGATCCGATTCCCCGCCAAGGCATCGGTCAACGGCACGGTCCGGATGACCGCCCAGCTGTGGACCACCGGCGACAACCCCCGGTCGTACGGCTCCCCGGTCACCTTCGACCTCCAGGTGACCGATGTGACCAACGGCGTGATCTGGGTGATCGTCGGAGGCATGCTGCTGGTGCTGCTGGCCGGGGTGCGGTTCTACTTCCAGCGCAAGAAGCGGAGCGCGGACGACCCGGATCCGGACCCGGAGGCCGAGGTCTCGCCGGAGGGCGACCCCGAGGGAACCACGGCCCGGCCCGGTACCGTCGATGAGGGCAATCCTCCGCAGGAGGGCCCGGCAGGCGGCGTCGAAGGCCCGGATCGCACGGCCCGCGATGAGAAAGTGGGACCCTGA
- the murJ gene encoding murein biosynthesis integral membrane protein MurJ has protein sequence MSAPRDDRAQGRVPPGRPGAAAPGQAPDPYLQDTYAQEPYGHGTYGQDPHGSDPYGSDPYGRSGYGQEPYDQAAQDQPTYGQAPYGQPAYAPDPYQQQPPYGGQPQSPWDSETTEYVGMDGLLAGGPAQGRQEPAGEEYPAGWFREAEDGSAVPGSGTVPLIAVEPPLEEEAEEALSAAAPKKGGKVSGLLSSSAVMAAGTLVSRGTGFLRTMVIAAAIGVSTMGSSYTAANTLPTLLYILVGGGALNAVFVPQLVRSMKNDEDGGNAYANRLLTLVMVAMAGVVFVTVLGAPLLVRMVSESVMQDPASADTTVALARYCLPCIFFMGVHVVMGQILNARGRFGAMMWTPVLNNIVVIFTFGMYLWAFGTFGHTGVKPQTISPEGVRLLGVGTLLGLVVQSLAMVPYLRSAGFRFRPRFDWRGHGLGHAARLARWTFLFVLVNQAGFLVVTQLATAAESVAAKHGFEGVGLAAFSNAQLIWQLPQAVITVSVMSAVLPRISRAASDNDAGAVRDDISYGLRTSAVAVVPAAFLFLALGPWIGSVLYGIGGHTGGRQVGYMLSAFALGLIPYSVQYVLLRGFYAYEDTRTPFTNTVWVAATNAVASALCYVLLPSQWAVTGMAAVYGLAYVVGVVVAVPKLKRRLGELDGKRIGRTYSRLMLSCVPSAAIGVGVALAVSHAVSGWFGDLATLAVAAVAQLLAFVVIARQLRVEEVNAMVGMVRGRLGH, from the coding sequence ATGAGCGCGCCGCGCGACGACAGAGCACAGGGCCGCGTCCCCCCGGGCCGGCCCGGCGCCGCCGCCCCCGGCCAGGCCCCGGACCCGTACCTCCAGGACACCTACGCCCAGGAGCCGTACGGGCACGGTACCTACGGGCAGGATCCCCACGGGTCGGACCCCTACGGGTCGGACCCCTACGGCCGGTCCGGCTACGGCCAGGAGCCGTACGACCAGGCCGCGCAGGACCAGCCGACGTATGGGCAGGCGCCGTACGGGCAGCCCGCCTATGCGCCGGACCCCTACCAGCAGCAGCCTCCGTACGGCGGGCAGCCGCAGTCCCCCTGGGACAGCGAGACCACCGAGTACGTCGGCATGGACGGGCTGCTCGCCGGCGGGCCCGCCCAGGGCCGCCAGGAGCCCGCCGGCGAGGAGTACCCCGCCGGCTGGTTCCGCGAGGCCGAGGACGGCTCCGCCGTACCCGGCAGCGGCACCGTCCCGCTGATCGCCGTGGAGCCGCCGCTGGAGGAGGAGGCCGAGGAGGCCCTGAGCGCGGCGGCGCCCAAGAAGGGCGGCAAGGTCTCCGGGCTGCTCAGCTCCAGCGCCGTGATGGCGGCGGGCACTCTTGTTTCACGTGGAACAGGCTTCCTGCGGACCATGGTGATCGCCGCGGCCATCGGCGTGAGCACCATGGGCAGCTCCTACACTGCGGCCAACACGCTTCCCACCCTGCTGTACATCCTGGTCGGCGGCGGTGCGCTCAACGCGGTCTTCGTCCCGCAGCTGGTGCGCTCCATGAAGAACGACGAGGACGGCGGCAACGCCTACGCCAACCGCCTGCTCACCCTGGTGATGGTCGCCATGGCCGGGGTGGTCTTCGTCACCGTCCTCGGCGCCCCGCTGCTGGTGCGGATGGTCTCCGAGTCGGTGATGCAGGACCCGGCGTCCGCCGACACCACGGTCGCCCTGGCCCGCTACTGCCTGCCCTGCATCTTCTTCATGGGCGTGCACGTCGTGATGGGGCAGATCCTCAACGCCCGGGGGCGCTTCGGCGCCATGATGTGGACCCCGGTCCTCAACAACATCGTGGTGATCTTCACCTTCGGGATGTACCTCTGGGCGTTCGGCACCTTCGGCCACACCGGCGTCAAGCCCCAGACCATCTCACCCGAGGGCGTCCGGCTGCTCGGCGTCGGCACCCTGCTGGGCCTGGTCGTGCAGTCCCTCGCGATGGTCCCCTATCTGCGCAGCGCGGGCTTCCGCTTCCGGCCGCGCTTCGACTGGCGCGGCCACGGCCTCGGCCACGCCGCCCGGCTGGCCCGGTGGACCTTCCTGTTCGTACTCGTCAACCAGGCCGGCTTCCTGGTCGTCACCCAGCTCGCCACCGCCGCCGAGAGCGTGGCGGCCAAGCACGGCTTCGAAGGCGTCGGCCTCGCGGCCTTCTCCAACGCACAGCTGATCTGGCAGCTCCCGCAGGCCGTGATCACCGTCTCGGTCATGAGCGCGGTGCTACCGCGCATCTCCCGGGCAGCCTCCGACAACGACGCGGGCGCCGTCCGCGACGACATCTCCTACGGCCTGCGCACCTCTGCGGTCGCCGTCGTCCCCGCCGCCTTCCTCTTCCTGGCGCTGGGGCCGTGGATCGGGTCCGTGCTCTACGGGATCGGCGGGCACACCGGCGGCCGCCAGGTCGGCTACATGCTGTCCGCCTTCGCCCTCGGCCTCATCCCGTACTCGGTGCAGTATGTGCTGCTGCGGGGCTTCTACGCCTACGAGGACACCCGCACCCCGTTCACCAACACGGTGTGGGTGGCGGCCACCAATGCCGTCGCCTCCGCGCTCTGCTACGTGCTGCTGCCCAGCCAGTGGGCGGTCACCGGCATGGCCGCCGTCTACGGACTGGCGTATGTGGTCGGTGTGGTCGTGGCGGTGCCGAAGCTCAAGCGGCGGCTGGGGGAGCTCGACGGCAAGCGCATCGGGCGGACCTACAGCAGGCTGATGCTCTCCTGTGTGCCGTCCGCGGCCATCGGCGTCGGCGTCGCCCTTGCCGTCTCCCACGCGGTCTCCGGCTGGTTCGGCGACCTGGCCACGCTGGCCGTGGCCGCCGTGGCCCAGCTGCTCGCCTTCGTGGTCATCGCCCGGCAGCTGCGGGTCGAGGAGGTCAACGCCATGGTCGGCATGGTGCGGGGCCGCCTCGGCCACTGA